The Candidatus Limnocylindrales bacterium genome has a segment encoding these proteins:
- a CDS encoding D-aminoacylase yields MLDLILEKGTIIDGSGRSRYAADVGIDSNEIVEIGDLFEVEAYQRINCTGLVICPGFLDMHSHSELMLLKKPSASPKIRQGITTELLGQDGISVAPVSEKTIPQWKTQLAGILGDGEVEWTWRSIDDYLNRLNRRTAVNVAMLVPHGNLRAEVMGMENREPTDQELTTMTRLLEESLQQGAFGMSTGLIYPPCCYAKTPELIKLCEVVARHEGIFVVHLRSEFDFIVEAVKEILEVGIATQVPIHFSHMKVAGSANRPKLGEVLQLINAHIDKGMDITCDQYPYTAGSTTLGAVLPPWVYEGGVQKAIERLKDPKSRAEIRASIDQKGPFPWDNFIQAVGFENIFITDVPSEKNKNLIGKNLITAARMLEKDPYDFIFDLLVEENLGVSMVVFSIHEEDITTIMKLPYQMVGTDGLLGGRPHPRAYGTYPRILGRYCREKEVLTLEEAIRKMTYLPAKRLGLKHEGLIEEGMRANITVFNPETVIDRATYEDPTQYPRGIEYVIVNGTLVVDEGEQREVLPGRAFRKGSV; encoded by the coding sequence ATGTTAGACCTTATTTTGGAGAAAGGAACTATTATAGATGGCTCCGGGCGTAGTCGATATGCGGCCGATGTAGGGATTGACAGCAATGAAATTGTCGAAATTGGAGATCTGTTTGAAGTAGAAGCGTATCAACGCATTAATTGTACGGGATTGGTTATTTGTCCAGGATTCCTGGATATGCACAGCCATTCGGAGCTCATGCTCCTTAAAAAGCCTTCTGCCTCACCAAAAATTAGACAAGGAATCACCACAGAACTTCTTGGGCAGGATGGAATCTCGGTAGCCCCTGTGAGCGAGAAGACCATTCCCCAATGGAAAACTCAGCTTGCGGGGATTCTCGGCGATGGGGAGGTGGAATGGACATGGCGAAGTATTGACGATTATTTGAACCGATTAAACCGGAGAACCGCCGTAAATGTGGCGATGCTGGTACCCCATGGTAATTTAAGGGCCGAAGTGATGGGCATGGAAAATCGAGAACCGACCGATCAGGAACTGACCACCATGACCCGACTGCTGGAGGAGTCTCTCCAGCAGGGAGCTTTTGGTATGTCTACGGGGCTCATTTATCCCCCTTGCTGTTATGCCAAGACTCCGGAATTAATCAAGCTCTGTGAAGTAGTAGCCCGACACGAAGGGATATTCGTTGTTCACCTCCGAAGTGAATTCGATTTTATTGTGGAGGCCGTTAAAGAAATCCTGGAAGTTGGGATAGCCACCCAGGTTCCCATTCACTTCTCCCATATGAAGGTAGCCGGTTCAGCCAACCGACCCAAGCTTGGGGAGGTCCTTCAGTTGATCAACGCCCATATCGATAAGGGAATGGATATTACCTGCGATCAATACCCTTATACAGCCGGAAGTACAACTCTGGGAGCTGTTTTACCCCCCTGGGTTTATGAGGGAGGAGTTCAGAAAGCCATTGAACGACTTAAAGATCCAAAGTCCCGGGCAGAGATTCGGGCGAGTATCGATCAGAAAGGTCCTTTTCCTTGGGATAATTTTATCCAGGCAGTAGGATTTGAAAACATCTTTATCACCGACGTCCCGTCTGAAAAAAATAAAAATCTGATAGGAAAAAATCTTATCACCGCAGCCCGTATGCTTGAGAAAGATCCCTATGATTTTATTTTTGACCTCCTGGTCGAAGAGAATCTGGGAGTTTCGATGGTTGTCTTTAGTATCCATGAAGAAGACATTACAACGATCATGAAACTTCCTTATCAAATGGTCGGAACAGATGGACTGTTAGGGGGAAGACCCCACCCAAGAGCTTATGGTACCTATCCTCGAATCCTGGGGAGATACTGCCGGGAGAAGGAAGTTTTAACCTTGGAGGAAGCGATTCGTAAAATGACTTACCTGCCCGCTAAACGCCTGGGGTTAAAACATGAAGGGTTGATAGAGGAAGGAATGCGGGCTAATATTACTGTTTTTAATCCGGAAACGGTTATAGATCGGGCAACTTATGAAGATCCTACTCAATATCCACGGGGTATTGAATATGTGATTGTGAATGGAACTTTGGTGGTAGATGAAGGGGAGCAGCGAGAGGTTCTACCGGGTCGTGCCTTTCGAAAAGGCTCCGTATAG
- a CDS encoding C4-type zinc ribbon domain-containing protein → MHQLALLSELNRIDEQIGSLQENPSRNGETPKLLSELMRNREDIVGQIDEKFRRAFERLQTRYKGSVLSKVVDNSCSSCNIGISSLSLNALKNRGELTFCEYCGRILVY, encoded by the coding sequence ATGCATCAATTAGCTTTATTATCTGAATTGAATCGAATCGACGAGCAAATTGGATCTTTGCAGGAGAATCCTTCGAGGAATGGGGAAACGCCTAAGCTTTTATCTGAACTCATGAGAAATCGGGAAGATATTGTAGGCCAAATCGATGAGAAGTTCCGAAGAGCTTTTGAAAGGCTTCAAACCCGCTATAAAGGAAGTGTTCTCTCTAAGGTCGTCGATAATTCATGTTCTTCCTGTAACATAGGAATATCCAGTCTTTCTCTCAATGCGCTTAAAAATCGAGGAGAACTCACTTTCTGCGAATACTGTGGACGTATTCTCGTTTACTGA
- the coaD gene encoding pantetheine-phosphate adenylyltransferase, with protein sequence MERIAIYPGTFDPITNGHIDVVQRSLNIFDKVIMAVSNNPEKKPLFTLEERIEMIKEAIGNWERFEVDSFQGLLVNYAIQRKATTIIRGIRAVSDFEYEFQMALMNRRLNPSVETVFMMPNDEYSFLSSRIVKEVISLGGSVKGLVPEIVEKKLQEKFKTFHK encoded by the coding sequence ATGGAGCGCATAGCCATTTACCCAGGAACCTTTGACCCTATTACCAATGGTCATATCGATGTGGTACAGAGAAGTTTAAATATCTTTGATAAAGTCATCATGGCAGTATCTAATAACCCGGAGAAAAAGCCACTCTTTACCCTTGAAGAACGCATTGAAATGATCAAGGAGGCAATCGGAAACTGGGAACGCTTTGAAGTCGATTCTTTTCAGGGACTCCTGGTTAATTACGCCATCCAACGTAAGGCTACAACAATTATTCGAGGCATCCGGGCCGTATCCGACTTTGAATATGAATTCCAAATGGCTCTTATGAATCGAAGGCTCAATCCATCGGTAGAAACGGTTTTTATGATGCCCAATGATGAATACTCTTTTCTAAGTTCCCGGATTGTCAAAGAGGTTATCAGCCTTGGGGGGAGTGTCAAGGGACTTGTACCGGAGATTGTGGAGAAGAAGCTGCAAGAGAAATTTAAAACTTTTCATAAGTAA
- a CDS encoding RraA family protein — protein MEDRETARKTVSFPLPAIPCPLVLTMQFKNDTEMFNKMTEKLYSSVISDILDGLGIRQHTLSRQIRPLYDGIVLTGRAMPILMADVFEIYPEPYKLMIEAMDSLKEGQIALVCANGSTRAALWGELFSTATRARGARGVIIDGLCRDVRVIREMRFPVFAIGVSPLDSMGRSVAIAYNCPVESGDATIHPGDILFADPDGIVVIPRAVEKEVITRAFEKVEKENLVREELQRGMLLGEAWRKYKVL, from the coding sequence GTGGAAGACAGGGAAACAGCAAGAAAAACTGTTTCCTTTCCCCTACCTGCTATTCCCTGTCCTCTGGTATTGACCATGCAATTCAAAAACGACACAGAGATGTTCAATAAAATGACGGAAAAACTTTACTCCTCGGTTATTTCTGATATTTTAGATGGACTGGGAATTCGGCAACACACATTGAGCCGTCAAATTCGTCCCCTTTATGACGGAATCGTTCTCACCGGAAGAGCCATGCCGATTTTGATGGCAGATGTTTTTGAAATCTATCCAGAACCCTATAAACTGATGATTGAAGCCATGGATAGCTTAAAAGAAGGACAAATTGCTCTGGTCTGCGCCAACGGATCTACCCGGGCTGCCCTCTGGGGGGAATTATTTTCAACAGCTACCCGAGCCCGAGGTGCACGGGGTGTGATTATCGATGGTCTTTGCCGGGACGTTCGCGTAATTCGGGAAATGCGTTTCCCGGTCTTTGCCATCGGGGTAAGTCCCTTAGATTCTATGGGCCGAAGCGTCGCCATCGCTTACAATTGCCCTGTGGAGTCCGGAGATGCCACCATTCACCCAGGGGATATTCTCTTTGCCGATCCAGATGGAATCGTTGTAATTCCAAGGGCCGTTGAAAAGGAAGTGATCACCCGGGCTTTTGAGAAGGTGGAAAAAGAAAACCTCGTACGGGAAGAACTCCAACGAGGCATGTTACTGGGAGAAGCCTGGAGAAAATATAAGGTTTTATAA
- the rsmD gene encoding 16S rRNA (guanine(966)-N(2))-methyltransferase RsmD: MAMRIIGGTAKGRRLLTAKGLAIRPTQDRVKESLFNIIGEHIVGAEFLDLFAGVGSIGLEALSRGARHGVFVEKNPYHVEILRKNLERCKFSQNADVYCEDVLKFLRRVGRLYPGEDSTRSEARIKSFDFIFADPPYGNPGLAQDTLRRLDSLDLLAKDGLVIIEHSKRVALPEVLSRMALFRQKYFGDTVISFYREKLQEEAEAWSA; the protein is encoded by the coding sequence ATGGCTATGCGTATTATCGGTGGGACCGCTAAAGGTCGGCGTTTGTTGACTGCTAAGGGCCTGGCCATACGCCCTACTCAGGATAGGGTTAAGGAGTCTCTTTTTAATATAATCGGAGAACATATAGTAGGGGCCGAGTTTCTGGATTTATTTGCCGGGGTAGGGAGTATAGGATTAGAAGCCCTGAGTCGTGGGGCCCGACATGGGGTGTTTGTAGAAAAAAACCCATACCATGTGGAGATTCTTCGCAAAAACCTGGAACGTTGTAAGTTCTCCCAAAATGCTGATGTTTATTGTGAAGATGTCTTAAAATTCCTTCGTAGAGTCGGTCGTCTCTACCCGGGTGAGGATTCTACCCGTTCGGAGGCCCGGATAAAAAGTTTCGATTTTATTTTTGCGGATCCCCCGTATGGAAATCCTGGGTTAGCACAAGATACCCTCAGGAGATTAGATTCCTTGGATTTGCTGGCCAAGGATGGTCTGGTCATTATAGAGCACTCTAAAAGGGTGGCTTTACCTGAAGTTTTATCGAGGATGGCTTTGTTTCGTCAAAAGTATTTCGGAGATACGGTAATTTCTTTTTATAGAGAAAAACTACAGGAGGAGGCCGAAGCATGGAGCGCATAG
- a CDS encoding bifunctional (p)ppGpp synthetase/guanosine-3',5'-bis(diphosphate) 3'-pyrophosphohydrolase, translated as MRRITDIIELVQSYYPQADTRMLDTAYVFAAKVHKGQVRLSGEPYLSHPLEVAYILAEMKMDIPSVVAGLLHDVVEDTDTTIQQIEDIFGPEIALLVDGVTKFSKIQFTSREEYQAENLRKMMLAMTKDIRVIIIKLADRLHNMRTLGYAPEASQIRIAQETLDIYAPLANRLGLGRIKMELEDLCLKYLQPEVYNNLERQIQEKRQYRYDTIEKCKQIIEGKLARVGIKAQITGRPKHLYSIYKKMTRLKVGFDEILDIVGLRIITETVSDCYSILGIVHSIWRPIPGSFDDYIALPKPNGYQSLHTAVIGPQGKPVEFQIRTWEMNRTAEEGIAAHWRYKEGKKPDEEYDKKVAELRQRLTQQLQESLTESSDSREFIETLKIDLFPDEVYVFTPKGEVKELPKGSTPVDFAYAIHSEVGHQCVGAKVNGRIVPLRYELQTGDTVEILTQKNHFPSADWLSFVKTSRAKNRIKQWLRLKQKEESIVIGRELLVKELQKAGYKISRVDKLEKLKDVAIELGFHTEEDLIASIGFGKTTAHQVVQKLFPEEELKKKQEEDKAVSKVEKPLKTPSSDKPKIEAAKEDRAIKVKGVGNILTRFAQCCNPLPGDQIIGYITRGRGITIHTMECPNAQAIQLDLERKIDVEWDLEETEITYPTQIYITSRDKPGLLAEITTAIAKTNTNIISVKSETIEDIKQANFQFVLSIKNRQHLDRVIRSIYQVKEVVTVSKNPIEGLMAEQKG; from the coding sequence ATGCGTCGTATTACGGATATTATCGAGCTTGTCCAATCTTACTATCCCCAGGCAGATACCCGCATGCTGGATACGGCCTATGTCTTTGCTGCAAAGGTCCATAAAGGACAGGTTCGTTTATCCGGTGAACCTTATCTCTCGCATCCCTTAGAAGTGGCCTACATCTTAGCCGAAATGAAAATGGATATCCCCTCGGTAGTGGCCGGACTGCTTCATGATGTCGTCGAGGATACCGATACCACCATTCAGCAGATCGAAGATATCTTCGGTCCGGAAATAGCCTTGCTGGTCGATGGGGTAACTAAATTTAGTAAGATTCAGTTTACCAGTCGGGAGGAATATCAGGCCGAGAACCTTCGCAAAATGATGCTGGCCATGACCAAGGATATCCGGGTCATCATCATCAAGCTGGCGGATCGACTTCATAACATGAGGACTCTGGGATATGCCCCGGAAGCCAGTCAAATTCGGATTGCCCAGGAAACTTTGGATATCTATGCTCCCCTGGCGAATCGACTGGGGTTAGGCCGGATCAAGATGGAATTAGAGGATCTTTGCCTCAAATATCTTCAACCGGAAGTTTATAATAATCTGGAACGGCAGATTCAAGAAAAACGACAGTATCGTTATGATACCATCGAAAAGTGTAAACAAATCATCGAAGGAAAACTGGCCAGGGTGGGAATTAAAGCCCAAATAACGGGACGGCCTAAACATCTGTACAGTATCTACAAAAAGATGACCCGATTAAAGGTCGGTTTCGATGAGATCCTGGATATTGTTGGTTTGAGGATCATCACTGAAACGGTGAGTGATTGTTATAGTATTTTAGGTATCGTTCACTCCATCTGGCGGCCCATTCCGGGTAGTTTTGACGATTACATTGCTCTTCCTAAACCCAACGGTTATCAATCCCTACATACGGCCGTTATAGGACCTCAAGGTAAACCGGTTGAGTTTCAGATTCGGACCTGGGAGATGAACCGAACGGCTGAAGAGGGAATCGCCGCTCACTGGCGTTATAAAGAAGGAAAAAAACCCGACGAAGAGTACGATAAGAAAGTTGCTGAATTACGGCAGCGCTTAACCCAGCAGCTTCAAGAATCTCTAACCGAGTCCAGCGATTCCAGGGAATTCATAGAAACCCTTAAAATAGACCTCTTTCCAGATGAGGTTTATGTTTTTACTCCCAAGGGAGAAGTTAAAGAACTTCCCAAGGGGTCTACGCCGGTAGACTTTGCCTATGCGATTCACTCCGAGGTGGGCCACCAGTGTGTGGGTGCAAAGGTCAACGGTCGGATCGTCCCTTTAAGATATGAACTTCAAACCGGAGATACAGTGGAGATCTTAACCCAAAAGAATCACTTCCCCAGTGCAGACTGGTTATCCTTTGTTAAAACCTCCAGGGCAAAAAATCGGATCAAGCAATGGTTGCGTTTAAAACAAAAAGAAGAAAGCATCGTCATAGGTCGGGAACTGCTGGTTAAAGAACTTCAGAAGGCCGGATATAAAATCTCTCGGGTTGATAAGCTGGAAAAGCTGAAGGATGTCGCAATAGAATTAGGGTTTCATACCGAGGAGGATCTTATTGCTAGCATCGGGTTTGGTAAAACCACGGCGCATCAGGTAGTCCAAAAGCTTTTCCCGGAAGAAGAACTCAAGAAAAAGCAAGAAGAAGATAAAGCAGTCAGCAAAGTTGAAAAACCTCTGAAAACCCCTTCTTCCGATAAACCCAAGATTGAGGCTGCAAAGGAAGACCGGGCCATCAAAGTCAAAGGGGTTGGAAATATTTTAACCCGATTTGCTCAGTGTTGTAATCCCCTTCCAGGAGACCAGATCATCGGCTATATTACCCGAGGACGAGGAATTACCATTCATACCATGGAGTGTCCCAATGCTCAGGCTATTCAACTTGATTTGGAGCGAAAAATCGATGTGGAGTGGGATCTGGAGGAAACAGAAATCACCTATCCAACTCAAATCTATATCACCTCTCGAGATAAACCCGGTTTACTGGCCGAGATCACCACTGCCATTGCTAAAACAAATACTAATATTATAAGCGTGAAAAGTGAAACCATCGAGGATATCAAACAGGCCAACTTTCAATTTGTTCTTAGCATTAAAAATCGTCAGCATTTAGATCGGGTTATCCGAAGTATCTACCAGGTTAAGGAGGTCGTAACCGTCAGTAAAAATCCCATTGAAGGTTTGATGGCAGAGCAGAAAGGATAA
- a CDS encoding TIGR01212 family radical SAM protein (This family includes YhcC from E. coli K-12, an uncharacterized radical SAM protein.), producing the protein MENRIQKPEQAEIPFFGGKKRYRAFSDHLKELFGEKVYRVTLDAGFTCPNRDGLLTYGGCTFCDERGSGPRAYDAAVAIREQLRQGMEAMRRRYKAQKFIAYFQAFTNTYAPPEVLDKIYSQVIDHEDVVGLSVGTRPDCVPEPVLDVLEKYAERLYFWVEYGIQSAHFKTLKLINRAHGLSHFIDAVLRTKKRKGIRICTHVILGLPGENREEMMETAKIIAALGLDGIKIHLLHILKGTAMAKQYARGELRVLELEEYVDLVCEFLEYLPPQMLIHRLTGEGPRDIHIAPDWALDKAKVLAHINQELERRQTYQGAKYGFSIDLQRVPPPSPYPATSPDKFIDREPGL; encoded by the coding sequence ATGGAAAACAGGATTCAAAAACCGGAACAAGCGGAGATTCCCTTTTTCGGAGGGAAGAAAAGATATCGGGCTTTCAGTGATCATCTGAAGGAACTGTTTGGGGAGAAGGTTTATCGGGTGACCCTGGATGCCGGATTTACCTGTCCGAACCGGGATGGATTATTGACCTATGGCGGTTGTACTTTTTGCGATGAACGTGGTTCTGGGCCTCGAGCTTATGATGCAGCCGTAGCTATCCGTGAACAACTTCGACAGGGAATGGAAGCCATGCGGCGCAGGTACAAAGCTCAAAAATTCATTGCTTATTTCCAGGCCTTTACCAATACTTACGCACCGCCCGAGGTTCTAGATAAGATTTACAGCCAGGTCATCGATCATGAAGATGTGGTAGGGCTTTCCGTGGGTACCCGACCGGATTGTGTTCCAGAGCCGGTTCTGGATGTCCTGGAGAAATATGCTGAACGACTGTACTTCTGGGTAGAGTATGGGATTCAATCGGCCCATTTTAAAACCTTAAAACTCATTAACCGGGCCCACGGTCTTTCGCACTTTATCGATGCTGTATTGAGAACCAAGAAACGTAAAGGCATTCGGATCTGTACCCATGTTATTTTGGGACTTCCCGGAGAGAACCGGGAGGAGATGATGGAAACGGCCAAAATTATTGCAGCCCTGGGTCTCGATGGCATCAAGATTCACCTCCTTCACATCCTCAAAGGAACGGCCATGGCCAAACAATACGCACGAGGTGAGCTACGGGTCCTGGAGTTAGAGGAGTATGTGGATCTTGTTTGTGAGTTTTTAGAGTATCTTCCGCCGCAAATGCTTATTCATCGCCTAACCGGCGAAGGCCCCCGGGATATTCATATAGCCCCCGATTGGGCCCTTGACAAAGCCAAGGTCCTTGCCCATATCAATCAGGAACTGGAACGTCGTCAGACGTACCAGGGAGCAAAATACGGCTTTTCGATTGATCTGCAACGGGTCCCTCCACCCTCCCCTTATCCTGCTACTTCCCCTGATAAATTCATTGACAGGGAACCGGGTTTATGA
- a CDS encoding Ldh family oxidoreductase, with protein sequence MPIFKPEELKQASSDVFQAAGAPKAEADLVADFLVRANLAGHDSHGVIRVPQYVGEIKAGHLVPGAPIKIVQETPSTALIDGNWGFGQVIAKRATEIAIEKARTQKISIVNVYNSNHIGRLGDYPHMAAQQNMIGIIMVNAGGAGQSVAPFGGTAKRLATNPISIAVPTAGEAPLILDMATSVVAEGKVRVKRNRKQKTPDGWLIGIDGNPINDPEALYANPPRAAILPLGGLTAGHKGYGLAFMIEILTGILARNGYSNEKASRISNGTVIIAIDVAAFIPVEEFKRQVLDLIRYIKTSPCMPGVDEILVPGEPEYKEEKKRLKEGIFVEDETWNQIKRLAKELGLKSFISK encoded by the coding sequence ATGCCTATCTTTAAACCTGAAGAACTCAAACAGGCGAGCTCCGATGTTTTTCAAGCCGCCGGAGCTCCTAAAGCAGAAGCTGATTTAGTAGCCGATTTTCTGGTTAGAGCCAATCTGGCCGGTCATGACTCCCATGGGGTAATTCGGGTTCCCCAGTATGTTGGGGAGATCAAAGCCGGTCATCTGGTTCCCGGAGCACCCATTAAAATAGTTCAGGAAACCCCTTCTACCGCTCTTATTGACGGAAACTGGGGATTTGGTCAGGTCATAGCTAAAAGAGCTACGGAGATTGCCATTGAGAAGGCCCGCACTCAGAAAATTAGTATTGTAAATGTTTACAACTCCAACCATATTGGAAGACTTGGGGATTATCCCCATATGGCCGCCCAGCAAAACATGATTGGGATCATTATGGTAAATGCAGGAGGCGCGGGTCAAAGCGTAGCTCCTTTTGGAGGAACGGCCAAAAGATTGGCCACCAACCCTATTTCTATCGCCGTTCCAACGGCCGGAGAGGCTCCCCTTATTTTGGATATGGCAACCAGTGTGGTTGCAGAAGGAAAGGTACGCGTTAAAAGAAATCGTAAACAGAAGACACCGGATGGCTGGCTTATTGGGATTGATGGAAATCCTATCAATGATCCGGAGGCTCTCTACGCAAATCCCCCTCGTGCCGCCATTTTACCCCTGGGAGGACTTACGGCAGGACATAAAGGTTATGGATTAGCCTTTATGATAGAAATTCTTACCGGAATTCTGGCCAGGAACGGTTATAGTAATGAAAAAGCATCCCGGATCAGTAACGGAACCGTCATCATTGCCATCGATGTGGCCGCCTTTATCCCGGTTGAAGAATTTAAACGTCAAGTCCTGGACCTGATCCGATACATCAAAACTTCTCCGTGTATGCCGGGAGTTGATGAAATTCTGGTACCCGGAGAACCGGAATATAAGGAAGAAAAAAAACGACTCAAAGAAGGAATTTTTGTAGAAGATGAAACCTGGAACCAGATTAAAAGGTTAGCCAAGGAATTGGGCCTCAAATCTTTTATTTCTAAGTAA
- a CDS encoding SH3 domain-containing protein produces the protein MPSENKVFIRFRIPSLEEVLKQEGYGAGAVKKLLLSAEQKYGDLKKLTPGHYTIPILASDGSMLSSIDVEIPGPEKILPTLGYTGSVLQTILEILAKQPIRFEVGDYTLTLTLEDMPDTQIQSLYVKARVVNFRSTPRTGPDNILGILFYGTQVTSLGEREGIWYKTRLTDHQEGWISGLVLSQTEVPADLYVTKESVELWSDLVDRSLISVLPYGTHVRFTTVKGPWYQVQLDDDRKGWILGFGLSPDPPILLPDTDAMAVMTRKIFNITGAFEGGDGFSNLAGNFDGQGLSFGFLQWNFGKRSLQPLLKSMFTKNPGKFRGIFKDGTDLLLAVLNSNNLSAQVQFARSLNDSKSRILEPWRSRFKALGKEPEFQDVQIEFAKTLLNKAKSFFKEYNLKTERGLSLMFDIVVQNGSIAEETKFQILEARKKKEASLQRELIEREFLEIIAHKRAEAANPRWVEDVRSRKLTIARGEGEVHGKLYNLEQEFGLGDQIIFV, from the coding sequence ATGCCCTCTGAAAATAAAGTCTTTATCCGGTTTAGAATTCCTTCCCTGGAAGAAGTCTTAAAACAGGAGGGTTATGGAGCTGGCGCCGTAAAAAAGCTTCTTCTATCGGCCGAACAGAAATACGGAGATCTAAAAAAACTCACTCCAGGACATTATACAATCCCCATTTTGGCCTCCGATGGTTCTATGTTGAGTTCCATCGATGTAGAAATTCCAGGACCCGAAAAAATCCTTCCGACTCTGGGATATACCGGCTCTGTTTTACAAACCATTTTGGAAATCCTTGCAAAACAACCGATTCGATTTGAAGTCGGAGACTATACCCTCACCCTTACCTTAGAAGATATGCCGGATACCCAGATTCAATCTCTCTATGTAAAAGCCAGGGTCGTGAATTTCCGTTCGACGCCAAGGACCGGCCCGGATAATATCTTAGGAATCTTATTCTACGGAACCCAGGTTACCTCTTTAGGTGAACGGGAAGGAATCTGGTATAAAACAAGGCTTACCGATCATCAGGAAGGTTGGATCTCTGGGCTGGTATTATCCCAAACGGAGGTTCCCGCCGACCTTTACGTAACCAAAGAAAGCGTGGAGCTCTGGTCGGATCTTGTCGATAGGTCCCTCATTTCCGTCTTACCTTACGGGACCCATGTTAGATTTACCACGGTTAAAGGGCCTTGGTATCAGGTACAACTTGATGATGACCGTAAGGGATGGATCCTGGGATTCGGTTTATCACCGGACCCCCCCATACTTCTACCGGATACAGACGCCATGGCTGTTATGACAAGAAAGATCTTTAATATCACCGGAGCCTTTGAGGGAGGGGATGGATTTTCTAATTTAGCCGGAAATTTTGACGGTCAGGGCCTCTCTTTTGGTTTTCTCCAGTGGAATTTCGGTAAAAGAAGTCTACAACCTCTCTTGAAGAGCATGTTTACCAAAAACCCCGGGAAATTTAGAGGGATTTTTAAGGATGGAACCGATCTCCTTTTAGCCGTTCTCAACTCCAACAACCTGAGTGCCCAAGTCCAGTTTGCCAGGTCCCTGAATGACTCCAAAAGTCGAATCCTGGAACCGTGGCGCAGCCGCTTTAAGGCCCTGGGAAAAGAACCCGAATTTCAAGATGTCCAGATCGAGTTCGCCAAAACCCTCCTCAACAAAGCCAAAAGTTTTTTTAAGGAATACAACCTTAAAACCGAGCGGGGATTATCTTTAATGTTTGATATTGTGGTTCAGAATGGAAGTATCGCTGAAGAAACCAAATTTCAGATTCTGGAAGCCCGTAAAAAAAAAGAGGCTTCCCTACAAAGAGAACTCATCGAACGGGAGTTCCTGGAAATCATTGCCCATAAACGAGCCGAAGCTGCAAATCCCAGGTGGGTTGAGGATGTTCGATCTCGCAAGTTGACCATTGCAAGGGGAGAAGGGGAGGTCCATGGAAAACTTTATAATCTGGAACAGGAGTTCGGATTAGGGGATCAGATTATTTTTGTGTAG
- a CDS encoding LON peptidase substrate-binding domain-containing protein, producing MEDFENSKFTDSSQLPESLPMFPLPNVVLFPNMLLPLYIFEPRYKKMIHDCLRGNRLLGIILLRKDWEKEEGDPTPYEVGGMGQIIKSTKLPNGNMNILVRGVSKIRILEYLEADEPYRVARIEGIRDRFEPSEDLTNLTQQLVKMFKQVISFRYKQADRILSSLDLLVDPQDIAYFVVSILALDVHEKQILLETFSGEEQIRKLIRFLMRDLAIWN from the coding sequence ATGGAAGATTTTGAAAACTCTAAATTTACTGATTCATCCCAACTACCGGAAAGTCTTCCCATGTTTCCTCTTCCCAATGTGGTTTTATTTCCCAACATGCTTTTGCCCCTCTATATCTTTGAACCCAGATACAAGAAAATGATTCATGATTGTCTAAGGGGTAACAGGCTTCTCGGGATTATTCTACTCAGAAAGGATTGGGAAAAAGAGGAGGGAGATCCTACCCCTTATGAAGTAGGGGGAATGGGGCAAATTATTAAATCCACGAAACTCCCCAATGGAAACATGAATATCCTGGTTCGAGGGGTGAGTAAAATTAGAATTTTGGAGTATTTGGAGGCAGATGAGCCGTATCGGGTAGCCAGAATTGAAGGCATAAGGGATCGGTTTGAGCCCTCAGAAGACTTGACGAATCTTACCCAACAACTGGTTAAAATGTTTAAACAAGTCATTTCTTTCCGGTATAAGCAGGCCGATCGTATCCTTTCCTCTTTAGATCTCCTGGTAGACCCACAAGATATTGCTTATTTCGTTGTATCCATCCTGGCTTTGGATGTTCATGAAAAACAAATCCTTCTGGAAACCTTTTCCGGAGAAGAGCAAATTCGCAAGTTGATTCGATTTTTGATGCGGGATCTGGCAATTTGGAACTGA